In Spirobacillus cienkowskii, a genomic segment contains:
- a CDS encoding ArsA family ATPase, whose translation MGKSFPRLHIFLGAGGVGKTTLSASFALSLANSGRNVGLLSIDPAKRLQSALGVNSLSELGTQIPLQNKNGSLHASILHINESLMRWVSEKGLTPDAQQKLFKNPYFIALSDKMATAIDTLAAIRVAEWVEQYPEVEDLVIDTAPGIHAIDFIAKPEKVSSFLDSKIIDWIKWFVGSANEKPNFVAWAFKSGARKILDGLALVGGKHFIVHFAEFLTMLDEVFITALERLKYSQKWMRSSQTNIVLITSIREDAVAVVKEIARVLAGMKVVTQKAIINRAFPKNLNHEIELQNFISQENLTSLDQTVFANYISSYKNLQDRVSEQLLKVSQTVIEIPVFASLDVERELRLSDLSLIGDTIRLQSGQV comes from the coding sequence ATGGGAAAATCTTTTCCGAGGTTGCATATATTTTTAGGTGCCGGAGGAGTTGGTAAAACAACTTTATCTGCATCTTTTGCGTTATCGTTAGCAAACTCGGGAAGAAACGTTGGCTTGTTGAGCATCGATCCTGCAAAACGCTTGCAATCAGCGCTTGGGGTCAATAGCCTCAGCGAACTAGGCACTCAAATTCCTCTACAAAATAAAAATGGCTCGCTGCATGCATCAATTCTGCATATCAATGAAAGTTTAATGCGATGGGTTTCTGAAAAAGGATTAACACCCGACGCGCAGCAAAAATTATTTAAAAATCCTTATTTTATTGCTTTGTCAGACAAAATGGCGACTGCGATTGATACTTTGGCTGCAATTCGTGTGGCAGAATGGGTAGAGCAGTATCCAGAAGTTGAAGACTTGGTGATTGATACCGCTCCTGGCATCCATGCAATTGATTTTATTGCAAAGCCAGAAAAAGTGTCTTCGTTTTTAGATAGTAAGATTATTGATTGGATAAAATGGTTTGTTGGTAGCGCAAATGAAAAACCGAATTTTGTGGCTTGGGCATTTAAATCAGGAGCTCGAAAAATTTTAGACGGTTTAGCTCTTGTTGGAGGCAAACATTTTATTGTGCATTTTGCAGAATTTTTAACTATGCTTGATGAGGTTTTTATTACTGCATTAGAAAGACTCAAATATTCGCAAAAGTGGATGCGTAGTTCTCAAACTAATATTGTTCTTATTACCTCAATAAGAGAAGATGCCGTTGCTGTAGTAAAAGAAATAGCCAGAGTATTAGCCGGAATGAAAGTTGTGACACAGAAAGCAATTATTAATAGAGCATTTCCAAAAAATTTAAATCATGAAATAGAGTTACAAAATTTTATATCTCAAGAAAATTTAACTTCGTTAGATCAAACTGTATTTGCTAATTATATTTCTAGCTATAAAAATCTTCAAGACAGAGTTTCTGAACAATTATTAAAAGTTTCGCAAACTGTAATTGAAATTCCTGTTTTTGCAAGTTTGGATGTTGAACGTGAATTGCGACTTTCTGATTTGTCGTTAATAGGTGACACGATCAGACTTCAATCAGGACAAGTATAA
- a CDS encoding ArsA family ATPase gives MFLNNIGQKLLFIVGKGGVGRTTISTSLACYFAQKGEKVLVVQWSLNDTISPLFSLPQCSHKESALPCGFSVMNFSASEAIREYFVDHLKMRITYSLVIENRHVQRLIQAAPGIQELFFLGRLFWLLELAQSEKGYSYDRIIVDAPATGHGISLFGIAPAVAQLGMTGPLATECERVTSMLLDKNKTGILVVTLPEELPVEECIESVPNIFNQLKRLPLAILVNQSINSCYFSDLNFKNESWYLNLKETFQNKKSSFELDLIMNNLLKRNMMEKKLKNWAEKFSVEKNAELPIYYLPDVTLLHKIENHLSIIQTLTKIFANLV, from the coding sequence ATGTTTTTAAATAACATTGGCCAAAAACTCTTGTTTATTGTTGGCAAGGGTGGCGTGGGGCGTACAACAATATCCACTTCTTTAGCGTGTTACTTTGCTCAAAAAGGCGAAAAAGTTCTTGTTGTTCAGTGGTCATTAAACGATACAATTTCTCCCTTATTTTCTTTACCTCAATGTTCGCACAAAGAATCTGCATTACCATGTGGTTTTTCGGTGATGAATTTTTCTGCATCCGAAGCTATTCGAGAATATTTTGTTGATCACTTAAAAATGCGAATTACCTATTCTCTTGTAATAGAAAATCGGCATGTTCAACGGTTGATTCAAGCGGCACCAGGAATACAAGAATTATTTTTTTTAGGTAGACTTTTTTGGTTGCTTGAGTTGGCGCAAAGTGAAAAGGGGTATAGTTACGACAGGATTATTGTTGACGCTCCTGCGACAGGTCATGGAATTTCGTTATTTGGCATTGCGCCTGCAGTTGCACAGCTTGGCATGACAGGCCCTTTGGCAACAGAATGCGAACGAGTCACAAGCATGTTGCTAGACAAAAATAAAACAGGCATTCTCGTTGTAACGTTACCAGAAGAACTTCCTGTCGAAGAGTGTATTGAATCAGTTCCCAATATTTTTAATCAACTAAAACGATTGCCTCTTGCTATTTTAGTCAATCAATCTATTAATTCATGTTATTTTTCTGATCTCAATTTTAAAAATGAAAGCTGGTACCTTAATTTAAAAGAGACATTTCAAAATAAAAAATCAAGTTTTGAGTTAGACTTGATCATGAATAATTTATTAAAGCGAAACATGATGGAAAAAAAGCTTAAAAATTGGGCAGAAAAGTTTTCAGTAGAAAAAAATGCTGAATTGCCTATTTACTATTTACCTGATGTGACATTACTGCATAAAATTGAAAATCATTTAAGTATTATTCAAACATTAACAAAAATTTTTGCCAATTTAGTTTAA
- a CDS encoding Sec-independent protein translocase subunit TatA/TatB encodes MHTFSFGELALIFGIVIILFGGSRLASVGKSLGEGISNFKKGLHGGSSNDDKQLDASSAPLNKTQVVDVDHKTPPKA; translated from the coding sequence ATGCACACCTTTAGTTTTGGTGAGCTTGCTCTTATTTTTGGTATTGTCATTATTCTTTTTGGTGGTAGCCGTTTAGCCTCCGTAGGAAAATCATTAGGAGAAGGAATTTCAAACTTTAAAAAAGGTTTACATGGTGGTTCTTCAAATGATGATAAGCAGCTCGATGCGTCGTCTGCTCCGTTAAATAAAACCCAGGTTGTCGATGTTGATCACAAAACTCCCCCAAAAGCGTAA
- a CDS encoding (Fe-S)-binding protein encodes MEAQLLTRQIYWSPSGGLNDILHLSTYGWLALAMLVFIYGFWRHVKLWQAGKPEICFDNPLERTKLFFRNVLAQAKVLRSRRQRDPKHRSIYAAWMHGLIFYGFFALVFGTTIVALKDYSIVDLYHGWFYAFVKVTCQIGGLALAIGLLLGIVRRSRKSLNFSHSLSYTILYSLLFLLVIQGFVLQGFRLAFQTDALDAQWAFIGYLASYLFPKDMEPQNANNVYTALWYFHMVTTMAFIATVPYTRAMHIVTATLNLYTQRLTPSVLLAKMDFENAESEYFGVRDLRDFSWKDLLSFDSCTECRRCTDICPANAVAKPLDPREIILKLKNSMTVDALFAKEAEQQKYFLYENGTITHNEIWACTNCGGCVNECPVGIDQLRTIMQLRRYQTLTLGEVPPAAGKAIENIKQYSNPWGLPHADRFKWAEGLDLPIITGDSPEVEYLYYVGCAGSYDLGNQKVARAVVNILKYCGVDFAVMGKAEKCNGEPVKRLGDEYSYAEIANSNVEQLNKLKFKKIVTHCPHCYNTLKNDYQDYGGNYQVFHHSQLLTELLKAKKLKLPVEIHKTVTFHDPCFLGRHNGEYQAPRQILEAVAGLRLTEMESSRETSSCCGMGGGNMWYESEGGGKIVERRLQHVADSGAQTLVTGCSFCMINFKSAFQNLERTKNLEVIDLAEAVMMAMPEEAKNAALIRPN; translated from the coding sequence ATGGAAGCTCAATTACTGACACGACAAATATATTGGTCACCATCTGGTGGTTTAAATGATATTTTGCATCTTTCTACATATGGTTGGCTTGCTTTAGCAATGCTCGTTTTTATTTATGGTTTTTGGCGTCATGTTAAGTTGTGGCAAGCGGGCAAACCAGAAATATGTTTTGACAATCCACTAGAAAGAACAAAATTATTTTTTAGAAATGTTTTGGCGCAAGCAAAAGTTTTAAGATCTCGTAGACAACGCGATCCAAAGCATCGTTCTATTTATGCGGCATGGATGCATGGTCTGATTTTTTATGGTTTTTTTGCGTTAGTTTTTGGTACAACAATTGTTGCGTTAAAAGATTATTCAATTGTTGATTTGTATCATGGCTGGTTTTACGCTTTTGTTAAAGTAACGTGCCAGATTGGTGGGTTAGCGCTTGCTATAGGATTATTGCTTGGAATTGTTCGTCGCAGTAGAAAAAGTTTAAATTTTTCTCATAGCTTGAGTTATACAATTTTATATAGTTTGTTATTTTTATTAGTGATTCAGGGTTTTGTTTTACAAGGTTTTCGTTTGGCATTTCAAACAGACGCGCTTGATGCACAATGGGCATTTATTGGTTATTTAGCAAGCTACTTATTTCCAAAAGACATGGAACCTCAAAATGCAAATAACGTTTATACAGCTTTGTGGTATTTTCATATGGTCACAACCATGGCATTTATTGCAACAGTTCCTTATACGCGCGCAATGCATATCGTGACAGCAACGTTAAATTTGTACACGCAACGTTTAACCCCAAGTGTGTTGCTTGCCAAAATGGATTTTGAGAACGCTGAATCTGAGTATTTTGGCGTACGAGATTTACGCGATTTTTCTTGGAAAGATTTATTAAGTTTTGATAGCTGCACAGAATGTCGGCGTTGCACAGATATTTGTCCGGCAAATGCTGTCGCAAAGCCGCTCGATCCACGTGAAATAATTTTAAAACTCAAAAATAGCATGACTGTTGACGCTCTTTTTGCAAAAGAAGCAGAACAACAAAAATACTTTTTATATGAAAATGGCACAATCACTCACAACGAAATTTGGGCGTGTACCAACTGTGGAGGCTGTGTCAACGAATGTCCTGTAGGAATTGATCAGTTGCGCACAATAATGCAATTGCGACGTTATCAAACCTTAACATTAGGTGAAGTGCCTCCGGCAGCTGGTAAAGCAATCGAAAACATTAAGCAATACAGCAACCCATGGGGATTGCCACACGCAGATCGTTTTAAATGGGCTGAAGGTCTTGATCTGCCAATTATCACAGGAGATTCTCCTGAGGTTGAATACCTTTATTATGTAGGTTGTGCGGGATCGTATGATCTTGGTAATCAAAAGGTCGCACGTGCGGTTGTGAATATTTTAAAATATTGTGGCGTGGATTTTGCTGTCATGGGTAAAGCCGAAAAGTGCAATGGTGAGCCAGTAAAACGATTGGGTGATGAGTACTCTTATGCAGAAATTGCAAATAGTAATGTTGAACAATTGAATAAATTAAAATTTAAGAAAATTGTGACGCACTGTCCGCACTGTTACAATACATTAAAAAATGATTATCAAGATTATGGCGGCAATTATCAAGTCTTTCATCATTCGCAATTATTAACCGAATTACTAAAAGCTAAAAAATTAAAACTGCCGGTTGAAATTCATAAAACAGTCACATTTCATGATCCATGTTTTTTGGGCAGACATAATGGTGAATATCAAGCACCTCGTCAAATATTAGAAGCCGTTGCAGGATTGCGATTAACAGAAATGGAATCAAGTAGAGAGACATCAAGTTGTTGTGGTATGGGTGGTGGCAATATGTGGTACGAAAGCGAAGGTGGCGGTAAAATTGTGGAACGAAGATTGCAACACGTTGCCGATAGCGGCGCGCAAACCTTGGTGACAGGCTGCTCATTTTGTATGATCAATTTTAAAAGTGCATTTCAAAATTTGGAGCGGACAAAAAATTTAGAAGTTATTGATTTGGCTGAAGCTGTGATGATGGCAATGCCAGAAGAAGCGAAAAATGCAGCGTTGATAAGACCGAATTGA
- the rfaD gene encoding ADP-glyceromanno-heptose 6-epimerase encodes MPLFVVTGAHGFIGTNIAEKILTADPSEIGFEAYKNVHFSDFDEKKHQDKGCSVIASDLSGTLNRDTARRFLGSARYRYVDYEELISVLRSLPTKPDIVIHNGACSSTTETNPDVFSKLNVGYSQALWEYCAEQNIPFIYASSAATYGDGKLGFSDKKEDCHKYIPLNLYGKSKLDFDLWALKQEKTPPTWFGLRYFNVFGQFESHKGGQASMVYHGYNQATRTGKIRLFESNSSLYQDGEQLRDFVYVDDLVAVTMKLVQMCLQRKQSKNKPDIPDNGLFLNVGRGVAETWNDLAKKIFSALALPESIEYIPMPVNIMNQYQNYTCADLTTLRSLGVKHEFSTLDFAVAKYVQKHLMRGQ; translated from the coding sequence ATGCCTCTTTTTGTTGTGACTGGTGCTCATGGATTTATCGGTACCAATATTGCAGAAAAAATTTTAACTGCGGATCCCAGCGAAATTGGGTTTGAAGCGTATAAAAATGTTCATTTTTCTGATTTTGATGAGAAAAAACATCAAGACAAAGGATGTTCTGTCATTGCCAGCGATTTGTCTGGCACTCTAAATCGCGATACAGCACGCCGGTTTTTGGGTTCTGCTCGTTACCGCTATGTTGATTATGAAGAATTGATTTCTGTATTAAGATCGCTGCCTACAAAACCTGATATCGTGATTCATAATGGTGCATGCTCTTCGACAACAGAAACCAATCCTGATGTCTTTAGCAAATTAAATGTAGGTTATTCTCAAGCGCTATGGGAATATTGTGCAGAGCAAAATATTCCATTTATTTATGCTTCGAGTGCCGCAACGTACGGAGATGGCAAATTAGGCTTTTCTGATAAAAAAGAAGATTGTCATAAGTATATACCACTAAATTTATATGGAAAGTCAAAACTAGATTTTGACTTATGGGCGCTAAAGCAAGAAAAAACACCTCCAACATGGTTTGGTCTTCGTTACTTTAATGTTTTTGGCCAGTTTGAATCTCATAAAGGTGGCCAGGCAAGTATGGTCTACCACGGCTATAATCAGGCAACGAGAACCGGTAAAATTCGTTTGTTTGAAAGCAATTCATCGTTGTACCAAGATGGCGAACAGTTGCGTGATTTTGTTTATGTGGATGATCTTGTTGCTGTTACAATGAAATTGGTGCAAATGTGCTTACAAAGAAAGCAATCTAAAAACAAACCAGACATTCCGGACAATGGTTTGTTTTTAAACGTTGGAAGAGGCGTTGCAGAAACTTGGAATGACTTAGCGAAAAAAATATTTTCTGCGCTCGCGTTGCCTGAATCCATTGAATATATTCCAATGCCTGTTAATATTATGAATCAGTACCAAAATTATACCTGTGCAGATTTAACAACATTAAGAAGCTTGGGTGTTAAGCACGAATTTTCAACTTTAGATTTTGCCGTAGCAAAATATGTGCAAAAGCATTTAATGCGCGGTCAATAA
- the trmFO gene encoding methylenetetrahydrofolate--tRNA-(uracil(54)-C(5))-methyltransferase (FADH(2)-oxidizing) TrmFO, whose translation MNVAVIGAGLAGSECAWILAEQYGISVSLFEMKAKKTTPAQISPNLYAELVCSNSLKSKSRLNPAGILKDELTKLGSLILPYAKKYEVPAGETLAVDRERFSEGITQSIKTHSKIKTFDVIIQSIEDLLSYGDFSAVVIATGPLTDDALANNLRHMTGSDQLYFYDAIAPILDGDTIDHSVAFYANRQSKTHAYEKKKQATQALLDGLPELECNDEEEGDYLNLPLNKDEYFSFVEKVKQGAKVPHKNFEEPRYFNGCQPIEVLAESEPRTLSFGPMKPKGLICPRTGRMPYAVVQLRKEKLSDTAWNMVGFQTRLTWGAQKEILRTLPGLNQVEFFRMGSMHRNTYFVSPNILNKDFSLKCNPKLYLAGQIMGVEGYLESAAMGVLIAHVIGNKLTKNKLLTPPPTNTSLGCLARFCTEAEAKRFTPMNIHWGLFQELCESDIKKFSSTPDALLKLKKLDKSVKRELMACRAEELFDKWVGENF comes from the coding sequence ATGAATGTTGCCGTAATTGGTGCAGGACTCGCTGGCAGTGAATGTGCATGGATTCTTGCAGAGCAATATGGAATTTCTGTCTCATTATTTGAAATGAAAGCTAAAAAAACAACCCCTGCACAAATTAGTCCCAACCTTTATGCAGAACTCGTGTGCTCCAATAGCTTAAAATCAAAAAGCCGCCTCAATCCTGCAGGTATTTTAAAAGACGAACTCACTAAACTTGGGAGCCTAATTCTTCCATACGCAAAAAAATACGAAGTTCCTGCTGGAGAAACTCTTGCCGTCGACAGAGAACGTTTTTCTGAAGGCATTACGCAAAGCATCAAAACGCACTCAAAAATCAAAACATTTGACGTCATTATCCAATCGATTGAGGATCTTCTATCGTACGGCGATTTTTCTGCAGTTGTGATTGCCACAGGCCCTCTCACCGATGATGCTCTCGCAAACAACTTGCGCCACATGACAGGCAGTGATCAGCTTTATTTTTACGATGCCATTGCGCCAATTTTAGATGGCGATACCATCGATCACTCCGTTGCTTTTTATGCAAACCGTCAATCCAAAACTCACGCTTACGAAAAAAAGAAACAAGCAACACAGGCTCTCCTTGATGGCTTACCAGAACTTGAGTGCAACGATGAAGAAGAAGGTGATTATTTAAACTTACCATTAAACAAAGATGAGTATTTTTCTTTTGTTGAAAAAGTGAAGCAAGGCGCTAAAGTTCCACACAAAAACTTTGAAGAACCACGCTACTTCAATGGCTGCCAACCCATTGAGGTTTTAGCCGAAAGTGAACCAAGAACATTATCCTTTGGTCCCATGAAACCAAAAGGGTTAATCTGTCCACGCACAGGACGGATGCCATACGCAGTAGTACAATTACGCAAAGAAAAACTCAGTGACACCGCTTGGAATATGGTTGGATTTCAAACCCGTCTTACTTGGGGAGCACAAAAAGAAATTTTACGTACCTTACCAGGACTCAACCAAGTTGAGTTTTTTAGAATGGGAAGTATGCATCGCAATACTTATTTTGTTTCGCCAAATATTTTAAACAAAGATTTTAGTTTAAAATGCAATCCAAAACTTTACTTGGCAGGACAAATTATGGGGGTTGAAGGATATTTAGAAAGCGCCGCCATGGGGGTATTGATTGCTCATGTGATTGGTAATAAACTTACAAAAAATAAATTATTAACACCGCCTCCAACAAACACATCTCTTGGCTGTTTAGCACGCTTTTGTACGGAAGCAGAAGCAAAGCGTTTTACTCCAATGAATATTCATTGGGGATTATTTCAAGAACTTTGTGAAAGTGACATTAAAAAATTTAGCAGCACACCCGATGCACTGCTAAAACTTAAAAAACTCGATAAATCTGTAAAACGCGAACTGATGGCTTGTCGTGCCGAAGAATTGTTTGACAAGTGGGTAGGTGAGAATTTTTAA
- a CDS encoding DUF4105 domain-containing protein, which produces MIQKIVFILLLLISFTANAKFDWLEPVKIEDIFLKKHISIVFASQNLKSPVSMFGHTFLVIHAETIPEPDSIVIEFLGKTDGVSWAHLKALVSYIEGEYRLTRFILKKREYDLEDRNLWIYRLSLSENEKEKLIYNISNNLKKKNLPYTFLNQNCSHYILKLLLYEKKQNSQFLLYTLPKYTIRELQQLGYIATPPTNIHSTQFFLIKKFNELNSQDKKNVAKIINANNTYNSQNTTPTLKKIASLAIAYKTPRESNPQIRNHYFNTQKKILAELNEKNLVSLSEPLKNNSYDPLKLFGDTSLRFGILTKTRGLVLEGKLAQRDFYTSLNDGLSSSYLEILKTKIVTNDLGINISQFTIFKLDSLVSEHDYRLPFNRLFDLSFYNHNYEFNKNIGECVARYGYGTSWNYSDLTLGIIPYFGVRYFNNSSKTIELDLGITGKINYWINDYISTEASMIKYLNSKMPFNYLLELKFAIRINPRWTLGVQNIFYAKNSNMEFSMVYNF; this is translated from the coding sequence GTGATACAAAAAATAGTATTTATTCTGCTTTTGCTTATTAGTTTTACAGCTAATGCCAAATTTGATTGGCTTGAACCAGTAAAAATAGAAGATATTTTTTTAAAAAAACATATTTCTATTGTATTTGCGAGTCAAAATTTAAAGTCTCCTGTTTCAATGTTTGGGCATACGTTTTTAGTGATTCATGCAGAAACTATACCTGAACCAGATTCTATTGTTATAGAGTTTTTAGGAAAAACCGATGGAGTGAGTTGGGCGCATTTAAAAGCATTGGTCAGTTATATTGAGGGCGAGTATCGACTTACGAGATTTATCCTTAAAAAAAGAGAATATGATTTAGAAGATAGGAATTTATGGATTTATAGATTAAGCTTATCAGAAAATGAAAAAGAAAAATTAATCTATAATATATCAAATAATTTAAAAAAGAAAAATTTACCATATACATTTTTGAATCAAAATTGTTCACATTATATTCTAAAACTTCTTTTATACGAAAAAAAACAAAACTCTCAATTTTTATTATACACTTTACCAAAATATACAATTCGTGAATTACAACAATTGGGTTATATTGCAACCCCACCAACCAATATACATTCTACCCAATTTTTTTTAATCAAGAAATTTAATGAATTAAATAGTCAGGATAAAAAAAACGTTGCTAAGATTATCAATGCTAATAATACATACAATAGTCAAAATACAACACCAACTCTTAAAAAGATTGCAAGTTTAGCAATCGCTTACAAAACACCAAGAGAGTCTAATCCTCAAATTAGAAATCATTATTTTAATACTCAAAAAAAGATATTAGCAGAACTTAATGAGAAAAATTTAGTCTCACTCAGTGAGCCTTTAAAAAATAATTCTTATGATCCGCTTAAATTGTTTGGAGATACTAGCTTGCGTTTTGGAATACTGACAAAGACAAGAGGTCTTGTTTTAGAAGGTAAATTAGCCCAAAGAGATTTTTATACTTCTTTAAATGATGGTTTATCGAGTTCTTATCTTGAGATATTAAAAACCAAAATTGTTACAAATGATTTGGGAATAAATATTTCTCAGTTCACAATTTTTAAACTTGATAGTTTGGTTTCTGAACATGATTACAGATTGCCCTTTAACCGACTTTTTGATCTATCTTTTTATAATCATAATTATGAATTTAATAAAAATATTGGAGAATGTGTTGCGCGATATGGATATGGAACGTCATGGAATTATAGTGACCTTACTTTAGGTATTATTCCTTACTTTGGCGTTAGATATTTTAATAATTCAAGCAAAACGATTGAATTGGATTTGGGTATTACTGGTAAAATAAATTATTGGATTAATGACTATATTTCAACAGAAGCCTCGATGATAAAATATCTCAACTCAAAAATGCCTTTTAATTATTTGCTTGAACTTAAATTTGCAATAAGAATAAATCCAAGATGGACATTAGGAGTTCAAAATATTTTTTACGCCAAGAATAGCAACATGGAATTTTCTATGGTTTATAATTTCTAA
- a CDS encoding PEGA domain-containing protein — MNKKIMLSSLVIANILFSGCASIVKGSKQNVSIISNVKEAEIIINGSTIGKTPYNGPIAKSSSTTITLQKEGYEPKTITLDTELEPIFWGNILLGGVFGSTTDMASGAMYKYTPATLNIDLDKIQGN; from the coding sequence ATGAATAAAAAAATTATGCTGTCTTCTTTAGTTATTGCCAATATTCTTTTTTCTGGATGTGCTTCAATTGTTAAGGGATCAAAACAAAACGTTTCAATTATTTCAAATGTAAAAGAAGCAGAAATTATTATTAATGGTTCTACAATTGGAAAAACACCATATAATGGCCCAATTGCAAAAAGCTCCTCGACAACCATTACTCTGCAAAAAGAAGGTTATGAACCCAAAACAATCACGTTAGATACAGAATTAGAACCTATCTTTTGGGGAAATATTCTGCTTGGCGGTGTTTTTGGATCGACTACCGATATGGCATCGGGTGCGATGTATAAATACACTCCAGCAACCTTGAATATTGATTTAGATAAAATTCAGGGAAACTGA
- a CDS encoding SDR family NAD(P)-dependent oxidoreductase has translation MKIKSTWSALPYPRNWEFTGHCDEGQDTLIAGKNDDKVVKGGPNPKELLLQSMTTCTGIDVVSILQKMRQPLEFFEVECDARMSEHHPIVFTHCNLNYYVKGKDLSVERVALAVKLSFTEYCGVSTMIKRSGCHVEPKLFVNDQEVSIWDPEDALHEKLTKWLADVASQAPRGVALVVGSSRGIGLSLSKQLIKQGYAVIATARGKGTFEEKEIFGSLTLDVTKINSIQFIKQLFEKLNLKINLYVHNAGVLSTVHELSESYALSLGANEIQHVFNTNLIGLVEFNNAILPFMAPHSVIAMVSSIMGHSSYTDYSYAAYRLSKRSVMHYAQLAALQCRAENKDIAIISLHPGSVKTDMNINGKITAEQSAKNIGELLSKENSQLVKENSGGFCNYNENLSKWEFV, from the coding sequence ATGAAAATTAAATCAACTTGGTCAGCGTTGCCTTATCCTAGAAATTGGGAATTTACCGGTCATTGTGACGAAGGGCAAGATACCCTCATAGCAGGTAAAAATGACGACAAAGTTGTTAAAGGTGGGCCAAATCCAAAAGAATTATTATTACAAAGTATGACAACATGTACTGGAATAGATGTCGTCAGTATTTTACAAAAAATGCGCCAGCCACTTGAATTTTTTGAAGTCGAATGCGATGCGCGTATGTCTGAACATCATCCGATTGTGTTTACTCATTGTAATTTAAATTATTATGTAAAAGGAAAAGATCTCAGTGTTGAGCGTGTAGCACTTGCTGTTAAGTTAAGCTTTACAGAATACTGTGGTGTTTCAACTATGATCAAGCGCTCTGGATGCCATGTTGAACCAAAATTATTTGTGAATGATCAAGAAGTGAGTATTTGGGATCCTGAAGATGCCCTGCATGAAAAATTAACAAAATGGCTTGCAGATGTTGCAAGCCAAGCGCCTCGAGGGGTTGCTTTGGTTGTGGGAAGTTCTCGAGGGATTGGACTTTCTTTATCAAAACAATTGATTAAGCAAGGGTATGCCGTAATTGCCACTGCGCGTGGCAAAGGTACGTTTGAAGAAAAAGAAATTTTTGGTTCACTTACTCTCGATGTTACTAAAATAAATTCGATTCAGTTTATAAAACAACTGTTTGAGAAATTAAATTTAAAGATAAATCTTTATGTGCATAATGCAGGAGTTTTATCCACAGTGCATGAGCTGAGCGAAAGCTACGCCTTGTCACTTGGCGCAAATGAAATTCAGCATGTGTTTAATACAAATTTAATTGGTTTAGTAGAATTTAATAATGCAATATTGCCTTTTATGGCGCCGCACTCAGTTATTGCTATGGTTTCGAGTATTATGGGGCACTCTTCTTATACCGATTATTCTTATGCTGCTTATCGCCTTTCTAAACGTTCTGTCATGCATTATGCGCAACTTGCAGCTTTGCAATGTCGTGCAGAAAATAAAGACATAGCAATTATAAGTTTGCATCCAGGTAGTGTAAAAACAGATATGAACATTAATGGAAAAATAACTGCAGAACAATCTGCTAAAAATATAGGTGAGTTATTATCTAAAGAAAATTCTCAATTAGTAAAAGAAAATTCCGGCGGCTTTTGTAATTATAATGAAAATTTAAGTAAATGGGAATTTGTGTAA
- a CDS encoding SemiSWEET family sugar transporter translates to MDEYLPSVIGYLAAFLTTFSFLPQAIKTIKTRCTKGISTLMYTLFTIGIFFWLVYGVLVEDKIIIAANVITFIFACIILFISFYNLKKENNQCNKSS, encoded by the coding sequence ATGGATGAGTATTTACCGAGCGTGATTGGTTATCTGGCAGCTTTTTTAACAACGTTTTCTTTTTTGCCGCAAGCAATTAAAACAATAAAGACCCGATGTACCAAAGGGATATCAACTTTAATGTACACGTTATTTACTATTGGGATCTTTTTTTGGCTTGTCTATGGTGTGTTAGTGGAAGATAAAATTATCATAGCAGCCAATGTTATTACTTTTATTTTTGCATGTATTATTTTATTTATTTCTTTTTATAATTTAAAAAAAGAAAATAATCAGTGTAATAAAAGTAGTTAA